CAATTCTACGGCTGCGATCGCTGCTCATGCTGGTTTAGACTGTTGTGTCTTCATTCCTTCTGATTTAGAAGCAGGAAAGGTTTTAGGTACATTAATCTATAACCCCACTGTCATGGCTGTTAAAGGTAACTATGATCAAGTTAATCGCCTCTGTTGTGAAGTTGGTAACACCTATGGTTGGGGATTTGTTAACATTAACTTACGTCCTTACTACTCTGAAGGTTCAAAAACCCTCGGTTTTGAGGTAGCAGAACAATTAGGCTGGAAATTACCTGATCACATCGTTGCACCTTTAGCTTCTGGTTCTCTTTTCACCAAGATTTATAAAGGTTTCCAAGAATTCGTCAAAGTCGGTTTAGTGGATGATAAAGCAGTGCGTTTCAGTGGTGCTCAGGCGGAAGGATGTTCTCCTATTGCTCAAGCATTCAGAGAAGGCAGAGATTTTGTCACCCCTGTTAAACCCAATACCATTGCTAAGTCGATCGCCATTGGTAATCCTGCTGACGGTATGTATGCGTTAGATATTGCTCGTAAAACTAACGGTAATATCGAATCTGTCACCGATGCAGAAATTATTGAAGGGATCAAACTCTTAGCAGAAACTGAAGGTATCTTTACTGAAACTGCAGGGGGTACAACCGTTGCCGTATTGAAAAAATTGGTAGAAGCGGGAAAAATTGATCCTGAAGAAAGCACCGTTGTTTATATCACTGGTAATGGCTTGAAAACTCAAGAAGCTGTACAAGGATACATCAGCGAACCTTTAATCATTGAGCCTAAATTAGACAGTTTTGAAAGAGCTTTGGAGCGTTCTCGCACCCTCGATCGTTTAGAATGGCAACAAGTATTAGTATAAGAGTTCGGGGTTCGGAGTTAAAAATAAATAATTCTCTGTTCCCTGTTCCTCTCCCCCCTTTCAAGGGGGGAAATAGGGGGGGCTTCCTGTTCCCTACCCTAACTTAAAATTTACATACTTAAAGTAAAAGAGCTATTATTTTAAGATATTTCACTACTAAAAAAATACATAAATAAATTTAAGTTCAAGAAAATATGTCCGTAAAAGTATTAATTCCCACTCCTTTACAAAAATTTACTAAAGATCAAGCAACCATCGAGTGTTCTGCTTCCAACATTCAAGAATTAATTGACGCTTTAGAGGCAAATTGCCCCGGTATTAAAGCTCGTCTTTGTGATGAGGCAGGAGTGCCCCGTCGCTTCCTCAATTTCTACGTTAATAGCGAGGATATTCGTTTTCTTGACAATACTGCTACTCCTTTATCTGATGGTGATGAGGTAAGTATTGTACCTGCTGTTGCTGGGGGCTAAGTAAAGAAAAATTAAGAATTAAGAATTAAAAGGTTTCAGGTGGCAGGTGGCAGGTGTTAGGTTTTCTTCCCCATCTTCCCACGCTTCCCACACCTGCACTACTTCCCACTCATTACTCGTTACTCATTACTCAACCAATATCGCTACATGGATGTAAATGGTAAGCCTTATCGCACGATTTGGCTCAAGTCAGATAACCCTGAGATTGTTCAAGTTATTGATCAACGTTTTTTACCTCATCAGTTTGTCATTGAAGATTTAGTCACCTTAGAGGATGTTTGTGATGCGATCGCATCTATGCACGTTAGAGGAGCAGGAGTAATCGGTGCTTCTGGTGCTTATGGGATGTATATTGCTAGTTTAGAAGCCAAAAGAAACAATATTAGTGATATTCAGTCTTTTTTGATTAATGCTAGTGAAAAATTAAAAGCAACTCGCCCTACGGCAGTGAATTTATCTTGGGCAGTAAATCGTCAATTAGAGGCAATTATTCCTTTAAAAGATGATATTGAAGCAATTATTACCAAAACTTTGCAAATTGCTAACACTGTCGCTGATGAAGATGTGGACTTCTGCCAAAATATCGGTAAACATGGGGTTAGGTTGATTGAGGAAATTAGTCAACGCAAACAGGGAGAAACCGTTAATATTCTCACCCACTGTAATGCGGGTTGGTTGGGTTGTGTGGATAATGGCACTGCCACTTCTCCTATTTATGAAGCCCATCGCAGGGGTATAAAAGTTCATGTGTGGGTGGATGAAACTCGCCCCCGTAATCAAGGCTCAACCCTTACCGCTTGGGAGTTAGGACAACAGGGCATAAATCATACTATTATCCCTGATAATGCCGGGGGACATCTCATGCAACACGGATTGGTTGATATTGTAATCGTAGGAAGCGATCGCACCACTTACACCGGAGATGTCGCCAATAAAATTGGTACATATTTAAAAGCCGTTGCCGCCAAAGATAATAATGTGCCTTTCTATGTGGCTTTGACTTATTCT
This is a stretch of genomic DNA from Cyanobacterium aponinum PCC 10605. It encodes these proteins:
- the thrC gene encoding threonine synthase — its product is MTQAIARTTDNKLKPTFTKLVSKEGSAEYPLKAIHICEETFAPLEVAYDYDAIKAQVSRESIAAGPNSIWRYKAFLPVESENPIDVGTGMTPLVKSTRLARRLGLKNLYIKNDAVNMPTLSFKDRVVSVALTRARELGFTTVSCASTGNLANSTAAIAAHAGLDCCVFIPSDLEAGKVLGTLIYNPTVMAVKGNYDQVNRLCCEVGNTYGWGFVNINLRPYYSEGSKTLGFEVAEQLGWKLPDHIVAPLASGSLFTKIYKGFQEFVKVGLVDDKAVRFSGAQAEGCSPIAQAFREGRDFVTPVKPNTIAKSIAIGNPADGMYALDIARKTNGNIESVTDAEIIEGIKLLAETEGIFTETAGGTTVAVLKKLVEAGKIDPEESTVVYITGNGLKTQEAVQGYISEPLIIEPKLDSFERALERSRTLDRLEWQQVLV
- a CDS encoding MoaD/ThiS family protein, with amino-acid sequence MSVKVLIPTPLQKFTKDQATIECSASNIQELIDALEANCPGIKARLCDEAGVPRRFLNFYVNSEDIRFLDNTATPLSDGDEVSIVPAVAGG
- the mtnA gene encoding S-methyl-5-thioribose-1-phosphate isomerase, with the protein product MDVNGKPYRTIWLKSDNPEIVQVIDQRFLPHQFVIEDLVTLEDVCDAIASMHVRGAGVIGASGAYGMYIASLEAKRNNISDIQSFLINASEKLKATRPTAVNLSWAVNRQLEAIIPLKDDIEAIITKTLQIANTVADEDVDFCQNIGKHGVRLIEEISQRKQGETVNILTHCNAGWLGCVDNGTATSPIYEAHRRGIKVHVWVDETRPRNQGSTLTAWELGQQGINHTIIPDNAGGHLMQHGLVDIVIVGSDRTTYTGDVANKIGTYLKAVAAKDNNVPFYVALTYSAFDWNISDGVKQIPIEQRDATEVKYIKGLHEGKIKEVLIAPENSPAANYGFDVTPARLITGLITERGICQASKEGIFSLYPEKIN